The genomic DNA AGTCCAGGCCGATCCGTGGCAACGGTTCCCGGAACACACCGGGAATGTCCTCCAGATCGACAAACTCCAAGGTATCCGACGCTAACGCCCAGCTCGCATGTTCGCGAAATCCGAGCACGTGCACCGGGGTGCCCTCACGGGCTATTTCTTCCAGCGGTTGCCGGAACGCCTGTCCGTCCGCCGAGGCAACCAGGACCGCTGCCAGTCCTTCGCTGCGACGCAGCGCGATGTGATCAAGCATGTCGCTGTCGACATCGCTGTCGTCGTCGATCTTCGGCTTGGCGAAGACGGCGAAACCCACGTTACGCAACGCTTCCACCCACGGGCGTACCACATCGGCGCTACCTGGGGCGATGTTGGTGAAGACCGTGGCCTCGGGCTCCAGAGACACCTCTGTGTTGTCTCCGGCGGAGTGGCCGGATTCGGCGGACAGGTCCGAGGCATATCCGAGCAACCAGCGGCCCAACGCGTCGAAGCGGGGACGGTGTGCAGCGGTGGGGCGGCCACCCAGGATCGCGCCCAGTCCCATGTCGAGGTTCGGCGCATCCCACACCAGGAGCACCCGCCGTGCGGGCGTGCCGGCCGGCGTGTCGGACCCGGCGCTGGATCGGGCCTCTACCTGCGCGGTGTCGTCCTGCATGTCTTCGGTCACACTCATGGCAGTTTCTCCCACACCAACTCGGTGACGTCGGGGCCGGCCAGGGCCTTGCGTTCGTATTTGGTGACCGGTCGCTCGACCGAGATGGGCAGTTCCCCGGAAGCGGGAGGCGCCCCTGGCGCCTCTATCGCTACCCTGCGCAGCCGTGGCTCGGCGTCGCCGACCTCGGCGATGTGCTCGGCGTATCCGGCGTGGTCGGTCGCCGCATGCAGGATTCCGCCGGGACGCAACCGGTCGGCGATCAGTGCCACCGTGGCCGGCTGCAGCAGGCGGCGCTTGTGATGGCGTGCCTTGGGCCAGGGATCCGGGAAGTACACCCGCACGCCAGTCAGGGTCCCGCTACCGAACATGTGCTCCAGCACGTCGACGCCGTCCCCGCGAACCAAGCGGATATTTGTGACGGGCGAGGAGGTCTGGGCGGAGCGGTCGATCGCGCTGAGTAGTTGGGCCAGGCCTTTGCGGTAGACCTCGACCGCGATCACGTCCAGATCGGGCTCGGCCTGGGCCATCGCCAGCGTGGACGTCCCGGTGCCGGAGCCGATCTCCAGGATCAGCGGGGCCGAGCGGCCGAACCAGGCCGCGGCGTCGAGGTCGACGACCGGTGTCGAATCCTCGTCACGGGCCTGGATGCCGATCTCGGGCCACAGCCGGTTCCAGGTTTGTTGCTGGGCGGGCGACAGCGTCGACCGCCGGGTGCGGAAGCTGGTCACCCGGGGAAAACGGTGCGGCTGGGCAGACGGCACGTCGGCCGCCTCATCTGCCGGCGCCGGCCCACCGACATCGGACGTGGACGGGTGCATCCGTCCATGGTCTCTTATCGGGGGCGGTGTGCCAGCATCGTGGTAGAGATTGATACCCAACAGTTGCCTCCAGCTGCCAGGGCTTAAACATCCGTTCGCGAGTCCGTCCGGGACGTGTCACGATTTTTCGTGAGGCAGCGGGGTTTGCGCCCGTCACCACGCAGGGAAGGCCGCGAGATTTTCGCAGACGAGCTCACCAACTTTGCCGACCGTGACGGCGATGCGCGGTTGGCGGAGATCAGTGCGCGGGTTTCGGCTGGGATCAGTGTCGATGTGCGCGGGCGCCGCGGCGTCGGCGTGAGCACCGTGGCCTCCGCACTGGCCGGCGCAGGCCAGGAGGTCGCCGATACCGGCGACGTGACGGTGGTCGTGATCGCCGAGGTGCTCAAACCCGAGGATGAGGCTGTGCTCGCCGAGCTGACCCGGGCGGGTCGGCCGACGATCGTCGTTCTCAACAAGGCGGATCTGGCCGGGTCCGGGCCCGGAGGTCCGGTCGCGACCGCCCATCACCGGGCCGGCCGCCTGCAGGAGTTGGCCGGAGTGCCGGTGGTGCCGATGGTCGCGCTGTTGAATCGGGCGGTTCTGTCGGAGGGTCTGGTCGACGCACTGCGGTTGTTGGCCGCTGAGCCCCCCGACCTGACCTCGGCGGACGCCTTTGTGGAGGGTCCGCACCGGGTGGAACGTGCCGTGCGCGCCGAGCTGCTGCGACGTCTCGACCGGTTCGGGATCGCGCACACCACGCTGGCGTTGAGCCGGGGCGCGGCTGCCGAGACCTTGCCCGGGCTGTTGCGACGGCTCAGTGAGGTCGATCGGGTGGTGGCGGCCATCGATACTGCGGCCGCGCCGGTCCGGTACTGGCGGATGCGGTGGGCGCTGGCTGAGCTGCGCGCGGTCGGCGGCCCGGCGGTGGGGCGCTTTCTGGCCGCCGACGAGACGGTGATCGCGGTGATGGCCGCGGCCGTAGACGTGGTGCGGGCCGACGGGCTGACGGTGGATCCCGGAGCGGACCGTGACGCCCATCTGTGCCGGGCCCGCTACTGGCGGCGCTACCGTGACGGTCCGGTGAATGCCTTGCACCGCAGTTGTGGAGACGACATTGTGCGAGGGTCACTGAGACTGTTGGGTGCGGCGGGTAAGGGGCGATGACCGACGTGGATACGGCCCGGGATGAGGCCGTGGCGGATGCGGTGGCGGCGGCTGACGCGGTGGTGGTGGCGATCGATCCCGGCTTGAACTCGCCGGGCGTGGAGACCCGCGACGCGGTGCTGGTGGCCGGCCCGTGGTTGGCCGGATCGACGAGTGTGATGGCGGCATTGCGGGAGCGGATGCCGCAGACCACGTTCGTCGAATCCACCGATTTGGTCGCAGGTGAGGCGCCGGCGGCCGTGGTGTTCGTGGTTTCGGGGGCCGCTCCGATCACCGAATCCGATTGCGCCCTGGTCGATTTGGCTTCGCGATACACCGATCTGGTGGTGGGCGTGGTGTCCAAGATCGATGCGTACCGCGACTGGCGCGACGTGCGCGACGCCGACGCGGAGATCCTGAGCGGGCGCGACGAGCGCTACGAGCGTATGCCCTGGGTGGGGGTGTCGGCCGCGCCCGATCTGGGTGAGCCGCAGCTCGACGAACTCGTCGAACTGCTGACCGGGCAGTTGGCTGATCCCGACATTGCGCGCCGGAACAGGCTGCGCGCCTGGGAAACTCGTCTGGAAGCAGTGATCGGCAGGTATGAGGCCGACGGATCCGGGGCTGACCGTCGGGCGCGAGTGGATGTGTTGCGGGAGCGTCGCGCCGAGGTGGCCAGGGCCCGCAGGCTGACCCGCACCGAGCGCAGCATCGGGTTGCGCAGTCAAATGCAGCAGGCCCGGGTTCAACTCGGCTACTTCGCCCGCAACCGTTGTAATTCGGTGCGCACCGAACTGCAGGAGGATGTCGCCGGCATCAGTCGTCGCCGGATTGCGACGTTCGAGGAGTACGCCCGTCAGCGCGCCGGCGAGGTTGTCGGCGAGGTCGACGAGGGCGTGACCGCGCACC from Mycobacterium sp. DL440 includes the following:
- the trmB gene encoding tRNA (guanosine(46)-N7)-methyltransferase TrmB; amino-acid sequence: MRDHGRMHPSTSDVGGPAPADEAADVPSAQPHRFPRVTSFRTRRSTLSPAQQQTWNRLWPEIGIQARDEDSTPVVDLDAAAWFGRSAPLILEIGSGTGTSTLAMAQAEPDLDVIAVEVYRKGLAQLLSAIDRSAQTSSPVTNIRLVRGDGVDVLEHMFGSGTLTGVRVYFPDPWPKARHHKRRLLQPATVALIADRLRPGGILHAATDHAGYAEHIAEVGDAEPRLRRVAIEAPGAPPASGELPISVERPVTKYERKALAGPDVTELVWEKLP
- a CDS encoding NYN domain-containing protein gives rise to the protein MSVTEDMQDDTAQVEARSSAGSDTPAGTPARRVLLVWDAPNLDMGLGAILGGRPTAAHRPRFDALGRWLLGYASDLSAESGHSAGDNTEVSLEPEATVFTNIAPGSADVVRPWVEALRNVGFAVFAKPKIDDDSDVDSDMLDHIALRRSEGLAAVLVASADGQAFRQPLEEIAREGTPVHVLGFREHASWALASDTLEFVDLEDIPGVFREPLPRIGLDSLPEQGAWLQPFRPLSSLLTARV